From Triplophysa dalaica isolate WHDGS20190420 chromosome 24, ASM1584641v1, whole genome shotgun sequence:
CTTTCAGTATTGGCTGCATTTACTGGCAGACAAGAGGACTCTATGACAGATGTGCCATTTTTCCCATAACAGAAACCACAACCTGGATCCAACATGCAGGATTCACAGAACctacacataaaaaacaaatattgttctttaaagaatctgCAGAAGACGTTATATAggtttgaacgacatgagggtagatactgtaaatgacaaatgacaaTCTAATGCTTACGGATATGAAATGTTGGTTCACTGTAACACAGGGCTTATTGGATTTCTCACCCATATGTATTGCATGAGGAGTTGTGGAGAGATGGGTCACTGGGGTGAAAGGTCACAGGTGGAGAGGCCCGAGCAGAGAGCAGGAAACCAGCAGCAAGCACCATCAGACTTGCAGCGGTACCTGAGAATTGGACATATCGTTGTATACAGTACTGCATACCGCGTCTTTGTGTGCTGTTGGTATGTTTGTATTCTCACCCAGTATACTTCCCAGAGTGAGCTTTCTGCGGCCCACCCTCTCCACGAGCCACACCCCCAACAGAGTAAACAGGAAGTTGGTGAAGGCTGTGGCAGAAGCCAGCCAGATGGCCGTCCGATCATCCTGTACTCCGGACATTTGAAGTATGGTAGCGCTGTAATACCTGTGGTCATCGAACAAGCAAATTTACTGCACCCATCAGAACTGATATGTAAATTGGTAAATCTAGTCCATGCTCAGATTCAGAATAGCATACTAACATACTTGTACTACAAAGCTGTATAGCTCCGAAGGTGCACTATTAACCTACATGACTGTATTGATTCCAGAGAGCTGCTGGAACATCTGTAGACCACAACCCACGATCAGGGCACGTCGTACTGGAGCATACGTCAGCATACGCCACAACACTGAACCGCCTATAAGATCCATCGATccacaaattcatacaaataaaacatacaccGCGAAAgtgcaaaaatattaaaacgcTAAGCAACCATCTCACCACCAGCATCATTCCTCTCCTCCTCAATGCCGCTACGTATGCTTTCGTACTCTTCTTCCACATTTACACCGGCACGGATCTGACCGAGCACCTGCCGAGCTTTCTCGGTTTGCCCCTTCTGCAGGAGCCAGCGAGGACTCTCGGGCAGGAAGAGGAACCCGAAGAACTGCAATGCAGCAGGCACAGCCGACAACCCCAGCATGTATCTATGTAAGTGGTTCAAAAGATGAGGATTCAAAAGAGGTTGCAAAATTCTTGACAAAGGGGGTATTTATAATAGCGAGTCTAAGCGGCCCACCTCCAGCCGTCATGTTGCAGGTAGCTAAAGACCCCATCCACCACGCTGGCTATGAACTGCCCTCCGGTGATAAACAGAGTGTTTATGGTGACCAGCTGGCCTCTGAGGTGAGGAGGGGCAACCTCAGCGATGTACACGGGTGAGGTCATGGATGCAATACCTGCAACAGAAAGAGGTTTTAGAAGAAGAACAATATAAGCCGAATGATGCAAAGGTCTTATATGGTATACCTAAACCCAGCCCAACTATAAGCCGTCCAAATAGAAGAACCTCTTTGTTGGGTGCAACGCCAAGAATAATACCGCCCGCACAAAAGATGAAGCTGGCGAGCAGTATGCAGATCCTCCGGCCGAATATCCCGTTGAGATAACCTCCAGCCAGAGCTGATAGGGCCGCGGCACCTACAGTGACGGAGACCAGCAGCTCCTGCCACAGAGAGCTCAGGTTCATCTCCTTCTTGAGCAGCAGCATGGCTCCGGACACCACACCTGTATCATAACCGAACAGGAACCCACCCAGAGCCGAAAAGCCAGTGAGGATGTACACGAAACATGGCATGCCGCGCTGGACGGATCTGACGTCATCCGCGGAAGGTCCATGTTCTTGGTTGATGGTCGGGACATCAGACGGTGTCCTGATCAATCTCCTCTTGTCTCCACTCACCGTCTCCATCGTATGCAGAGTATGCACATTGTCTCCTAAACCAAAGAGCACATGACACTCATTCCAGTGAACATGAtcacaaaaaatgtgaaaatccaGCAAGACAGCATGGCCACGTGGAGAGTGTACAGTAAACCGGAGAAATGTactgaaataaattaatacaaataaccATGTGATATTAAAACCGTAAACAAAGCTCTTGGCCGGTTCCTTTAAACGATTCAGTGAAGCAGATACATAATGCGTTTGAACAAACACTCGATTCTAtggagaacattttaaacacaacctGTACAATATTTCATCTTTTAGTAGCGTAACTACAACGTTTAAGTAAGTCGTTGTATATTTAAGTGCATTTCGCTTAAACACGTAACGCGCAGGATACAGACAAACGAATCAGTGAACGATTTGAGTCAAACCGTCCAAACGAACCGACTCTTCAAAATAAATCGGACTTTTGTGTCTACACAACAATCTCTGTTTATAATCAATAAAGACGCTGCACACACGGTTTACACTATGAAGTGTGATTAACTTACTACTAACGTTAACTTACCTGTCTCGTGCAGCTTCGTCTATTATAAATCATCCGTTCTTCAACGATATAGGGCGCGTGCATTTCAGCtagtacatttttaagaaatacatcggatttaaaatgaatcattttcgTACAGACATAGTTGTTATTctcaatgttattttaaagtcaGACTCTTAATTCACGTATCAAGACGACGTCCAACGTCCTATACGCACAAAATCATACTGCAACAGCGCGTGCTTCAAAAATAGAAATACAAGTCTCGTAACATATGCattgttaaaaacacaactgGTGTATATTTGTGTTGTCCCTCTATAACTTGCCGTAAAACGAGTTGTTTGGTGTTGTTTTGCTGGAGGATTCAGTGTTACTTTCGCTCTGTTGCGCTCGTGCTGCGCAAACAGGAAGTTTGAGCGTCTCTGTAGTCATATGATTCATATGCAATAACGCAGCGCGCTCCACAGCTGTGGACGTGACCGAGATTTCTTCTATTAACTACTGAAACTCAAATCGGGAACTGTGTTTTACTCGCATCAGTCTCGCGCGACCATATATCATCTTCTGCCCTGATGCTGCTTTGCATAAGTATGGCAGAAAACTTCCTGCGCTGTCAACGACACGATGATCTACAGCAACAACACTGTGTCCACATGGCCACTGAGTAGCAGGGATGCTTAAGACTTGTGTTTCACACCACAGAGTGATCGATCATGGCAGACAAAGAGGAGTTAAAGATCAGATTGAAGAAACTGCTGGTAAGATTGAACCTACAGGAAGGGAAGCAGTTGGGCACCATGGTCCAGATCATACAGGACCTTCTGTTCCTGTCCCATACAGATCACTGCGGTGAGTTACAGACTGACCTCTGAAACTGGACTGTTTCTGTGTGTAAAAGGGTAAACGGATAGATGCCTTTAAAGCACTGGTACATTCATATTAAACACCAATGCAAACTGTCAGCTCCCCTCCCCTTGGGCTTTTCCAGTGGGACATCTGCTGCTGGTATTTTTagg
This genomic window contains:
- the slc2a13b gene encoding solute carrier family 2 member 13b isoform X3; the protein is METVSGDKRRLIRTPSDVPTINQEHGPSADDVRSVQRGMPCFVYILTGFSALGGFLFGYDTGVVSGAMLLLKKEMNLSSLWQELLVSVTVGAAALSALAGGYLNGIFGRRICILLASFIFCAGGIILGVAPNKEVLLFGRLIVGLGLGIASMTSPVYIAEVAPPHLRGQLVTINTLFITGGQFIASVVDGVFSYLQHDGWRYMLGLSAVPAALQFFGFLFLPESPRWLLQKGQTEKARQVLGQIRAGVNVEEEYESIRSGIEEERNDAGGGSVLWRMLTYAPVRRALIVGCGLQMFQQLSGINTVMYYSATILQMSGVQDDRTAIWLASATAFTNFLFTLLGVWLVERVGRRKLTLGSILGTAASLMVLAAGFLLSARASPPVTFHPSDPSLHNSSCNTYGFCESCMLDPGCGFCYGKNGTSVIESSCLPVNAANTESAAVGRCFNGTQESTGAFWAYNFCPTSYSWIVLMGLILYLAFFAPGMGPMPWTVNSEIYPLWARSTGNACSAGVNWICNVLVSLTFLHVAQYLTYYGAFFLYSGLALLGFVFVVGCLPETKGLRLEEIESLFAKRLCTCGAESQDVHYIRPRLELGALHYSTLEPEGGIAYISVSISFWRVNFIQYQWFVETLI
- the slc2a13b gene encoding solute carrier family 2 member 13b isoform X2, which codes for MNHMTTETLKLPVCAARAQQSESNTESSSKTTPNNSFYGDNVHTLHTMETVSGDKRRLIRTPSDVPTINQEHGPSADDVRSVQRGMPCFVYILTGFSALGGFLFGYDTGVVSGAMLLLKKEMNLSSLWQELLVSVTVGAAALSALAGGYLNGIFGRRICILLASFIFCAGGIILGVAPNKEVLLFGRLIVGLGLGIASMTSPVYIAEVAPPHLRGQLVTINTLFITGGQFIASVVDGVFSYLQHDGWRYMLGLSAVPAALQFFGFLFLPESPRWLLQKGQTEKARQVLGQIRAGVNVEEEYESIRSGIEEERNDAGGGSVLWRMLTYAPVRRALIVGCGLQMFQQLSGINTVMYYSATILQMSGVQDDRTAIWLASATAFTNFLFTLLGVWLVERVGRRKLTLGSILGTAASLMVLAAGFLLSARASPPVTFHPSDPSLHNSSCNTYGFCESCMLDPGCGFCYGKNGTSVIESSCLPVNAANTESAAVGRCFNGTQESTGAFWAYNFCPTSYSWIVLMGLILYLAFFAPGMGPMPWTVNSEIYPLWARSTGNACSAGVNWICNVLVSLTFLHVAQYLTYYGAFFLYSGLALLGFVFVVGCLPETKGLRLEEIESLFAKRLCTCGAESQDVHYIRPRLELGALHYSTLEPEGGIAYISLQ
- the slc2a13b gene encoding solute carrier family 2 member 13b isoform X1 produces the protein MNHMTTETLKLPVCAARAQQSESNTESSSKTTPNNSFYGDNVHTLHTMETVSGDKRRLIRTPSDVPTINQEHGPSADDVRSVQRGMPCFVYILTGFSALGGFLFGYDTGVVSGAMLLLKKEMNLSSLWQELLVSVTVGAAALSALAGGYLNGIFGRRICILLASFIFCAGGIILGVAPNKEVLLFGRLIVGLGLGIASMTSPVYIAEVAPPHLRGQLVTINTLFITGGQFIASVVDGVFSYLQHDGWRYMLGLSAVPAALQFFGFLFLPESPRWLLQKGQTEKARQVLGQIRAGVNVEEEYESIRSGIEEERNDAGGGSVLWRMLTYAPVRRALIVGCGLQMFQQLSGINTVMYYSATILQMSGVQDDRTAIWLASATAFTNFLFTLLGVWLVERVGRRKLTLGSILGTAASLMVLAAGFLLSARASPPVTFHPSDPSLHNSSCNTYGFCESCMLDPGCGFCYGKNGTSVIESSCLPVNAANTESAAVGRCFNGTQESTGAFWAYNFCPTSYSWIVLMGLILYLAFFAPGMGPMPWTVNSEIYPLWARSTGNACSAGVNWICNVLVSLTFLHVAQYLTYYGAFFLYSGLALLGFVFVVGCLPETKGLRLEEIESLFAKRLCTCGAESQDVHYIRPRLELGALHYSTLEPEGGIAYISVSISFWRVNFIQYQWFVETLI